One window of Candidatus Zixiibacteriota bacterium genomic DNA carries:
- a CDS encoding helix-turn-helix domain-containing protein gives MTANNDSDIMTLEEVATYLKLKPQTIYTWAQEKRIPAAKLGKEWRFRKSIIDKWFASHIDDKFRQFVSESEGDGMDRQTG, from the coding sequence TTGACAGCCAATAATGACAGCGACATCATGACATTGGAAGAGGTAGCGACCTATCTAAAGCTTAAGCCGCAGACCATTTACACCTGGGCGCAGGAAAAACGGATCCCGGCGGCAAAGTTGGGAAAGGAGTGGCGTTTCCGGAAGTCCATCATAGACAAATGGTTTGCTTCCCATATCGATGACAAATTTCGCCAGTTTGTGAGCGAGTCGGAGGGCGATGGCATGGACCGTCAGACAGGATAG